Proteins co-encoded in one uncultured Bacteroides sp. genomic window:
- a CDS encoding DUF4248 domain-containing protein, producing MTISTSAYEFQLKGCIRLTKLAGMYFRNCSRADLARRMFITAIEEEKELYEQLKAIGFSFDNETVKPKQVTLIVNYWGYPDDFIINGHRKEHSAHEMNL from the coding sequence ATGACTATTTCAACAAGCGCTTATGAGTTTCAGCTCAAAGGATGTATCCGTTTAACCAAATTGGCTGGAATGTATTTCCGTAACTGCTCGCGTGCCGATTTGGCCAGACGAATGTTTATTACTGCTATAGAAGAGGAGAAGGAGTTGTATGAGCAACTCAAAGCTATCGGTTTTTCTTTTGATAATGAGACTGTTAAGCCCAAACAGGTTACACTGATAGTAAACTACTGGGGGTATCCGGACGATTTTATAATTAACGGCCACAGGAAAGAGCATTCGGCTCACGAAATGAACCTTTAG